Below is a window of Gossypium hirsutum isolate 1008001.06 chromosome A12, Gossypium_hirsutum_v2.1, whole genome shotgun sequence DNA.
TGGGGCTCCTCCTCATTGAGAAAAAAGAATGGACATCAAAGTGCGAAGAACTAAAGCAAGAACTTGCTGAAGTTGAGGAGATTCTCAGACGTGAGCAGGCAGCCCACTTGATTGCATTATCTGAAGTTGAAAAGCGAGAGGAGAACTTGGCAAAAGCCTTAGCTGCTGAAAAACAGTGTGTGGCTGATGTATgctttttcttccatttttttcttatataacTGCATGTAATGTTTCTGTTCAGAAGCATCCTTAATGTTCATCATTGATTACCTGTTTAACCTGCTGTTTTTCTAACTTACTGAAATTGTTATTATGGCTATATCTCTTGTTGCAGCTTGAAAAAGCATTACGTGATATTCAAGAAGAACATGTCCAGGTTAAGCTTAGTTCTGATACAAAGTTGGCTAATGCAAATGCATTGGTTGCTGGAATTGAAGGAAAATCCTTAGAGGTGGAAGAAAAGCTGCGTGCTGCTGATGGTAGGCTTGCAGAGGTGAATAGAAAAAGTTCAGAATTGGAAAGGAAACTGCAAGAGATGGAGGCTCGTGAAAGTGTGCTTCAAAGAGAGCGTCTTTCCTTTGTTGCAGAGTATTCTCTTAATAAACTTTTTAATATATGTTAAGATGGTCGTTTTGACTTGAACTTCCTTGGATTTGCTCACATCTCATGACATATTGCTCTTGTTATGCATTTATTCTACTACTTCTAGACGAGAAGCATATCAGGCAACTTTTTCCAAACAGAGGGAAGACTTGAATGAGTGGGAGAAGAGACTAAACAAAGGAGAAGAGAAGCTGACTGAACTGAGGAGAATGCTCAACCAGAGGGAGGAAAAGGTGAATGAGAACGATAGGCATTTCAAGCAGAAAGAGAGGAGCCTTGAAGAGCTGCAAAATAAGATTGATTTATCCACATTGAAGTTAAAGGAGAAGGAAGATGATATAGGCAAACGTTTGACAGACTTGGTTTCAAAAGAGAAGGTGGATATTTTTATGCCTAATTTAGTGattagtttattttgattttgttctTGAATCCtgattatttcattttgttaaatattgtaGGAAGCTGAGTCCATTAGAAGTACTCTAGAGGCAAAAGAGAAGGATCTAGTTGCACTGGAGGAAATGCTTACTGCTAGAGAAAGGGTGAGATAAACTACGTTCTGTTTTAGTTTGGATTGTAAATAATGCAAAAAAGGCTATATTTCCTTGATACTCTTTTTCTGgttgtttcttttcttgtttttattcttttgcTTCAATAACTGTGGTGTTTACAATTTCTTTCGGCACCTTGTATTGTGTTTTGCACTTTCCATTCATAAGAAACACGCCAGCATATATATTTCTTTGCTGGTTGTCAGACATTATCTTTTTAAGGTAAGCATCTTTTGAGAAAATTGGCATGCTATTGATTTGATCATGAAGAGCTTGGTGTCATGACTAGATTGCAGTGTCCTGTTTGCAATCATAAGAACAAGATGTGAAAGTTATGATAATGATGCCAACACTTTCTTCACACTTAAGTTCACTCAAGGTTGAATGGTTTCCATAATGATTGTAGGTAAACTTTTTTTCCTGATAAATGTGAAGAACTGGAAGTAGGCGCTATAAGTGTGATAAAATGATTGTATATTTGCGTCACATGCACTTTATTACAGGGCAAGTTGCAATGTTCCTTCTTTTTTTGGAAGTAAGCAATGGAGTTTGAGAAATTGCTAAGTTCTCTAAAGCAGAGATTCTTatgtctttcttttttcttttcctctataTACTGATTCATTGTTGAATTTATCAGTCTTTTATTGTATGTATGTGCATGATTTTATGATCCCGCTCTCCATGTCTATACTCCTTTTCTTTGGCTTGTTTGGTTGGTAGAAATCTATGCATATGGTAATAGACGTATGCGAATATGTTAAATAGGGTGAGAATAAtccctctctttttcttttgctgaGAATCtgcttgttattatttaatagcTTTTATTTCGCAGCCTCAAGTTCTTAATTCCTTGGGTTTTTATAGGTGGAGATTCAGAAACTTGTCGATGAGCAAAGGGTTATTCTGGATGCTAAAAGGCAGGAGTTTGAATTGGAACTCGAAGAAAAGAGGAAGTCTGTTGATGAGGAACTGGAAGGCAAGATACATGAAATAAACCAACAGGAAGCTGAAATTAATCACAAAGAAGAAAAGTTGAGGAAACAAGAACAGGCACTGGATAAGAAGTCAGAGAGAATGAAGGAGAAAGAAAAGGACCTTGAGGCGAGGTTGAAAACAGTCAAGGACAAAGAGAAGTTTGTGAAAACTGAGGAGAAGAAGTTGGAGTTGGAAAAGCAACAGCTGTATGCTGCTAAAGAGAACTTACAGGCTCTCAAAGATGAGATTGATAAGATAGGTTCTGAAACCAGTCAACAAGATTTACGAATTCAAGAAGAGTCTGAAAAGCTTAAAATTACTGAAAAGGACAGAGCTGAACATATCCGCTTGCAGTCTGAATTGAAGCAGCAGATAGTCAACTGCAGACATCAGGAGGAGTTACTTTTGAAGGAACATGAGGACCTCAAACAGCAAAGGGAAAATTTTGAGAAAGAGTGGGATGCTTTGGATGATAAAAGAGCTGAAATCATtatgaaacaaaaagaaattgatGAAGAAAAGGAAAAGTTCGAAAAATTGCAACATtcagaagaagaaagattgaagaaagaagaagctGCCATGCAAGATTATGCTTGTAGGGAGATGGAATCTCTCAGGCTGCAGAAAGAATCATTTGAAGCCACAATAAAGCATGAGAAATCAAATTTGCTGGAAGAAGCTCAGAATGAGCGAACTAGAATGCTTCAAGATTTTGAAGAGAGGAAAATGAATCTTGAAACTGATATGAAGAATAGATTTGATCAAATGCAGAAAGATCTGCAAGAAAGGATTGTTGCATTTGAGGAGGTGAAGGAGAGAGAACTTGCTAATTTGAGATGCTTAAAAGAAGATGCTGAGAGGGAACTGGAGGAACTAAAATCTGCAAGGTGTGCTGTAGAAAGGGAAAAACAAGAAGTTGCAATGAACAGGGATAAGCTGAAAGAGCAGCAGCTAGAAATGCGAAAGGACATTGAAGAACTTGGTATCCTTAGTAGTAAGCTGAAAGACCAGCGGCAACAGTTTATCCGTGAAAGACATAGCTTCCTTGAATTTGTTGAGAAGCACAAGTCTTGTAAGAACTGCGGAGAAGTAACAAGGGACTTTGTACTCTCTAACTTCGAAATTCCTGATTTGCAGGATAGGAAAATCCTTCCTCTTCCACAGCTAGCTGGTGAAACCTTAAGCCATCATCAAGGTTATGTAGGTGGTTCTGGTGCTACAAATATCAAAAGATCTCCTGAAGCTGATGCACAATATCCAGAGTCTGCTGGACGCATGTCCTGGCTTCGCAAATGTACTACAAAGATCTTTAGCATTTCGCCAACTAAGAGAAATGAAAGTAAAGCTGAAAGGCCTAGCATGCTTACCACTACAGAAGCAGGAATGAGTATTCAAGAAGAGGCAGGAGAGCCATATTTAGGGATTTCAGGTGACTCTGTCTGTAACCAATTGCTCCAATCTAATAGAATTAGGGAGGTGGGTGATGGATCTGTCCCATCTGCTGATCTTAGCTTTGGTGAGAGTAAGGTGCAAGATGTTCCTGAAGATTCTCAGCAATCAGAGCAGAAGAGTGATCACCGCAAACCTAGAAGAAAACCTAAATCTGGACTGAATCGAACACGCTCCGTGAAGGCTGTAGTTGAAGATGCAAAACTATTCCTTGATGAAAGCCCTGAAGGACCTGAGCCTAGTAATAGGGTGCAGTCACATGAAACCAGTCATGTCAATGAAGAAAGTGCTGGTGTTTCTAGTCGTACTGTTGAGAGGGCAGGACCACGGAGTAATGCAAGAAAAAGGCAACGCCAACAAAATTCCCAAGTTAGAGACAGTGAGTTGGATGCTGCAGATAGTGAAGGACACTCTGATAGTGTCACGGCTGGTGGGAGAAGGAAGAGGCAACAAACAGTTACTCCAGGCCTCCAAACCCCAGGCCAAAACCGATACAATCTCAGGCGACCCAAGACGTAAGTTCCATTTTATTATATGTAATATTCTCAATGACTTCTGGTAATAAATTGTACAATGTTGCTTTTTATGTGGTGTGGTGCTTTGACTAGATTCACATAAGTTGCCCTTCTAATTTTGATTGAAAGGGAAGAAATGCTGATTTGTTGTATTGTAGGATTCTCTTTTAGAAGAAATTTATTCAGAACCCTTTTAAGTTCTAAATTTGCCTTTGTGGAGTTTTTGCT
It encodes the following:
- the LOC107934791 gene encoding protein CROWDED NUCLEI 2; the encoded protein is MITPRRKAWSPLTLTPPTEPQTAGVPNTSSGGIRGKGKAVAFAHDTRKLPPPPVASLSGKGPLNVEVEEEGTEDWRRFKEAGLLDEAALERRDLEALAERLSNLEGELFNYQYNMGLLLIEKKEWTSKCEELKQELAEVEEILRREQAAHLIALSEVEKREENLAKALAAEKQCVADLEKALRDIQEEHVQVKLSSDTKLANANALVAGIEGKSLEVEEKLRAADGRLAEVNRKSSELERKLQEMEARESVLQRERLSFVAEREAYQATFSKQREDLNEWEKRLNKGEEKLTELRRMLNQREEKVNENDRHFKQKERSLEELQNKIDLSTLKLKEKEDDIGKRLTDLVSKEKEAESIRSTLEAKEKDLVALEEMLTARERVEIQKLVDEQRVILDAKRQEFELELEEKRKSVDEELEGKIHEINQQEAEINHKEEKLRKQEQALDKKSERMKEKEKDLEARLKTVKDKEKFVKTEEKKLELEKQQLYAAKENLQALKDEIDKIGSETSQQDLRIQEESEKLKITEKDRAEHIRLQSELKQQIVNCRHQEELLLKEHEDLKQQRENFEKEWDALDDKRAEIIMKQKEIDEEKEKFEKLQHSEEERLKKEEAAMQDYACREMESLRLQKESFEATIKHEKSNLLEEAQNERTRMLQDFEERKMNLETDMKNRFDQMQKDLQERIVAFEEVKERELANLRCLKEDAERELEELKSARCAVEREKQEVAMNRDKLKEQQLEMRKDIEELGILSSKLKDQRQQFIRERHSFLEFVEKHKSCKNCGEVTRDFVLSNFEIPDLQDRKILPLPQLAGETLSHHQGYVGGSGATNIKRSPEADAQYPESAGRMSWLRKCTTKIFSISPTKRNESKAERPSMLTTTEAGMSIQEEAGEPYLGISGDSVCNQLLQSNRIREVGDGSVPSADLSFGESKVQDVPEDSQQSEQKSDHRKPRRKPKSGLNRTRSVKAVVEDAKLFLDESPEGPEPSNRVQSHETSHVNEESAGVSSRTVERAGPRSNARKRQRQQNSQVRDSELDAADSEGHSDSVTAGGRRKRQQTVTPGLQTPGQNRYNLRRPKTTVTATAAQASSDVLKTRKEPEDGGLEGGVHIRKEPEDGGLGGGVHTRKEPEDGGLEGGVHTRKEPEDGGLEGGVHTRKEPEDGENRRSNLMQVTTIKNVEILESEVVKLKTSVDVGGNEIAAKTVESVDLIEEVDVTAENGDEDESGGRFHEEDEEDEDDDEMENPGDVSIGKKIWTFFTS